From the genome of Methylocystis bryophila, one region includes:
- a CDS encoding UPF0104 family protein, with product MKKILGRLWSLVGFIAVIGSFYLLYRELKGEAVRADVWADLKAIPLSAYLAAGASTLMAYAALAWYDHIALLHLGVRHISWIYISICSFTTYALSHNVGASVLSGAMVRYRAYSTKGLTMAQVGVLVTFCALTFALGGILVGGILLTTRPAMLQRLSGMLPAIITDPDTALTIGLGCLAVVALYVIGSLMRFRPLAISKMEIVYPRPGVMARQLFAAPIELAGAAGIIYFALPEIGNPGPLVVLGTFLFSFSAALVSTAPAGLGVFEVLFIKAMPDVPHLKVLSALLVFRLFYLVIPLLMAIAVVIIFERGKLREAKGRSDPD from the coding sequence ATGAAGAAGATCTTGGGACGTCTTTGGTCGCTCGTCGGCTTCATAGCCGTGATCGGTTCTTTCTATCTGCTTTACCGTGAGTTGAAGGGCGAGGCCGTCAGGGCTGATGTCTGGGCCGACCTGAAAGCCATCCCACTTTCTGCATATCTCGCCGCTGGCGCATCGACCTTGATGGCGTACGCAGCGCTCGCCTGGTACGATCACATCGCGCTGCTGCACCTTGGGGTAAGGCACATCTCTTGGATTTACATCTCCATCTGTTCCTTCACGACCTATGCCTTGTCTCACAACGTCGGCGCTTCGGTATTGTCCGGCGCCATGGTTCGTTACCGCGCATATTCGACGAAGGGGCTGACGATGGCGCAGGTGGGCGTGCTCGTCACGTTCTGTGCCCTCACCTTCGCCCTTGGCGGTATCTTAGTCGGCGGCATATTGCTTACCACCCGTCCCGCCATGTTGCAGCGCCTGTCTGGAATGCTGCCCGCGATCATCACCGATCCAGATACGGCGCTCACGATCGGGCTCGGCTGCCTCGCCGTCGTCGCGCTCTACGTCATTGGCTCGCTGATGCGTTTTCGCCCGCTCGCGATTAGCAAAATGGAAATCGTCTATCCGCGCCCGGGAGTCATGGCTAGGCAGTTGTTCGCGGCGCCCATCGAACTGGCTGGCGCAGCGGGCATCATCTATTTTGCGCTACCCGAAATCGGCAATCCCGGCCCTCTTGTCGTGCTGGGCACGTTTCTCTTTTCATTTTCGGCGGCGCTCGTCTCCACTGCGCCCGCCGGGTTAGGCGTGTTCGAAGTTTTGTTTATCAAGGCCATGCCCGACGTGCCGCACCTGAAAGTGCTTTCGGCGCTGCTCGTCTTTCGCCTGTTCTATTTGGTTATTCCGCTTCTGATGGCGATCGCCGTCGTGATCATTTTCGAGCGCGGCAAGCTCAGGGAAGCCAAAGGTCGCAGCGATCCAGACTGA
- a CDS encoding DUF3309 family protein: protein MSLGTILLIVLVLMLVGAFPTWSHSASWGYFPSGALGTILIVVLILVLLGRL from the coding sequence ATGTCACTCGGGACAATCCTTCTCATCGTTCTCGTCCTGATGCTCGTCGGGGCGTTCCCGACTTGGTCCCATAGCGCCAGCTGGGGCTATTTCCCGTCGGGCGCCCTCGGAACGATTCTGATCGTGGTGCTCATCCTCGTTTTGTTGGGCCGATTATAG